A genome region from Triticum aestivum cultivar Chinese Spring chromosome 2B, IWGSC CS RefSeq v2.1, whole genome shotgun sequence includes the following:
- the LOC123041058 gene encoding uncharacterized protein → MLLLMTMWTSSLRWSQHVESRRYGPAVKVLVTCFFFTFVTVLLQVLLAIALSEKPAPAVLPTAVNQWNMAITVWLFGALYYVIYADMNSRYATQPSYRDLIIAGVASVVSFAMTVYNMRQVASLGRHWITAASPGNGSLSGVVVALAAARPAKIDAAV, encoded by the exons ATGTTGCTTCTCATGACGATGTGGACGTCCTCGCTTCGCTGGTCGCAGCACGTCGAGTCCCGCCGCTACGGCCCGGCCGTGAAAGTCCTGGTCACCTGCTTCTTCTTCACGTTCGTCACCGTCCTGCTGCAGGTGCTGCTCGCCATTGCGCTGTCGGAGAAACCAGCGCCGGCGGTGCTTCCGACCGCCGTGAACCAGTGGAACATGGCCATCACCGTGTGGCTGTTCGGGGCCCTCTACTACGTGATCTACGCCGACATGAACAGCAGGTATGCGACCCAGCCGAGCTACCGGGACCTGATCATCGCCGGGGTCGCCAGTGTTGTGAGCTTCGCCATGACCGTCTACAACATGCGGCAG GTTGCAAGCCTAGGTAGGCACTGGATTACTGCCGCTTCGCCCGGCAATGGATCGTTGTCTGGTGtcgtggtggcgttggcggcagcTAGACCAGCCAAGATAGATGCAGCAGtatag
- the LOC123041059 gene encoding uncharacterized protein: MDGRNLLGAAGADRARRNKAKIVQMAVPVLAMLLLLLTAAAAVAMAPDGRARFHALFCSNHFVMMCVLSQINLACLFARKAARARTLATRRFYAVGAVACFVELALKPYRIRLLCHAAVEDGA; encoded by the exons ATGGATG GCCGCAATCTGCTGGGTGCTGCAGGAGCTGATCGAGCGAGGCGGAACAAG GCCAAGATCGTCCAGATGGCGGTGCCCGTGCTggccatgctgctgctgctgctcacggcggcggcggcggtcgccatGGCGCCCGACGGCCGTGCACGGTTCCACGCCTTGTTCTGCAGCAACCACTTCGTGATGATGTGCGTGCTCTCCCAGATCAACCTGGCCTGTCTTTTCGCGAGGAAGGCCGCTCGGGCGCGGACGCTGGCCACCCGGCGCTTCTACGCGGTGGGCGCCGTCGCGTGCTTCGTGGAGCTCGCGCTCAAGCCGTACAGGATCCGTCTGCTG TGCCACGCGGCTGTGGAGGATGGTGCCTAG